In Nocardioides nitrophenolicus, the genomic window CGACGCCGTCGGGCGCACCGTCTACCGGATCGTCCAGGAGGGCATCACCAACGCCGGCAAGCACGCCCCCGCCGCCACCCTGCGGATCGCGGTGAGCGGCTCCCCCACGGACGGCGTGAGCGTCGTGCTCCGCAACGCGCTGGGCTTCGGCCCCACCCGCACCCCCGGCGCGGGGCTGGGCCTGGTCGGGCTCACCGAGCGGGCCGAGCTGCGTGGCGGCGTCCTCGAGCACGGCATCGAGCACACCGCCGAACCCGCCGGCGCCGACGTCTTCGTGCTGCGCGCCTGGCTACCGTGGGCCGCCGAGCCCGGTCAGGGAGAGGACCACCCGTGAGCGACCAGATCCGCGTCATCATCGTCGACGACGACCCCTTGGTGCGCTCCGCGCTGGGCCTGATGCTCGGCGGGCAGGCCGACATCGCCGTCGTCGGCGAGGCCGCCGACGGCCGGGCCGGCATCGCGCTGGCCCGGGAGCTGGCCCCCGACGTCGTCTTGATGGACATCCGGATGCCCGTCCTCGACGGGCTCGCCGCCACCCGGATCCTGCACGCCGACCCCCGGCCCCCGCGGGTGATCGTGCTGACCACCTTCGACGCCGACGACTACGTCGTGGGCGCCCTGGCCGCGGGCGCCGACGGCTTCCTGCTCAAGGACACCGCTCCCCCGGAGATCGTCGCCGCCCTCCGCAAGGTCGCCGACGGCGACCCGATGCTCTCCCCCTCCGTGACCCGCACCCTGATCGAGCGGGTCCGCACCGAGTCCGGCGACAGCCGGGCCGCCGACGCCCAGCGCCGCCTCGACCGGCTCACCGAGCGCGAGCTCGAGGTCGCCGGCGCCGTCGGGCGCGGACTGTCCAACGCCGAGATCGCCCGCGAGCTGCACCTGTCGGTGCCGACGGTGAAGGGCCACGTCTCGAAGCTGTTCGAGAAGCTGGAGACCACCAACCGGGTGCAGATCGCGCTGACGATCAGGGACGCGGGGCATCCGGTGGAGTGAGGCCCCGGCCTACAGCTCGTAGACCGTGCCCTGCGCCGCCAGCTCCGTCGGCCCGTCGTACGCCGCCTCCGCCTCGGCCAGCATGGTGGCCGCGTCGTGCCACGGCGGGACGTGGGTGACCACGAGCCGCTTGGCGCCGGCCTTCGCGGCGACCTCGCCGGCCTCGGTGCCGGTGAGGTGCAGGTGCGGGGGGTTGTCGTCGCAGGAGCGGAAGGACGCCTCGCACAGGAACAGGTCGGCGTCGGCGGCGATGTCGGACAGCGTCGCCGTGGGGCCGGTGTCGCCGCTGTAGGCGAGCACCTTGCCGAAGGCGGAGACCCGCAGGCCGTAGGCCGGGACCGGGTGGTCGACCTCGTAGGGCTCGATCCGGAAGGGCCCGATCTCGATCGGGTCGCCGTAGACGCGGAAGGAGAACTCCTCGCGCATGCCGGGCTTGCGGGGCAGGTCGTAGGCCTTGGCCAGCCGCTTGGCGGTGCCCTTCGGTCCCCAGACGGGGATCTTCGGCTGGGTGCCGGTGGGGTGGTACTTGCGCAGCACGTAGTAGCTGGTCATGTCGACGCAGTGGTCGGCGTGCAGGTGGCTGATGAACACCGCGTCGACCTGCAGCGGGTCGACATAGCGCTGCAGTGCGCCGAGGGCGCCGTTGCCCATGTCGAGCACCAGGCTCCAGGTGCGCAGCGCGTCGACGGCCTGCACCAGGTAGCAGCTCGCGGGCGAGTCCGGGCCGGGGTAGGAGCCCGAGCAGCCCACGACGGTCACCTTCACCGTGTTCGGCGCTGGTGGCACGCGCAGCGCCGTCGTCGCCGGCGCCACCGTCGCGCTGTCGTCCACCATCACCGCACACCCCCTGCGAACTGACCCGCCGCGACCAGCTCCGGTCCGAGGAACCGACGCCCGATCGTCTCGAACTCCGCCGGGGAGCCGGTCGTCGTGAAGGTGTACGACGGCTCGCCGGTCGGCCGCATGAGGCCGGAGTCGGCCAGCATCCGGTAGACGTCCTTGGCGCACTCCTCCGCGCTGCTCACCAAGGTGACGTCGTCGCCCATCACATAGGAGATGACGCCGGTGAGCAGCGGGTAGTGGGTGCAGCCGAGGATCAGGGTGTCGATGCCGAGCTCGGTGAGCGGGTCGAGGTAGTCGTGGGCGACCGCGATCAGCTCCTCGCCTCCGGTCACCCCCGCCTCCACGAAGTCGACGAAGCGCGGGCAGGCCCGGGTGGTCAGGGAGATCTGGGGCGCCGCGGCGAAGGCGTCGTCGTAGGCCATCGACTCGGCGGTCGCGCGGGTGCAGATGACGCCGATCCGGCCGTTGCGGGTGGCGGCGACCGCGCGCCGGGCGGCGGGGTAGATCACCTCGACCACGGGGACGTCGTAGCGCTCACGGGCGTCGCGCAGCATCGCGGCCGACGCGGAGTTGCACGCGATGACGAGGGCCTTGACGCCCTGGTCGACGAGATGGTCGAGGCACTCGAGGGCGTACTCGCGCACCTCGCCGATCGGCTTGGGGCCGTAGGGCTGGCGGGCGGTGTCGCCGACGTAGGTGATCGACTCGTGGGGCAGCTGGTCGATGACCGAGCGCGCGACGGTGAGCCCGCCGAAGCCGGAGTCGAAGATCCCGATCGGTGCATCGAGCTCGAAGCCGACGCCGCCGTCGGGATGGTTCACCTGCCGCACCCGGTCAGACTACGGCGTCGATGTGCCCGCAGTCGGCATTCCGGGACCGAGATCACGTCCGGCCCGCGTCGCGACGTAGGGTCGTCAAGGTGACTTCCCTGCGCCGCCCCGCCGCCGTCCTCGCCGCCACGCTCGCCGCCGCGCTCCTCGCCGCCCCCGGGCCGGCCACGGCCGACCGCGCCGACGCCGGGCGCGCGACGGTCAACGGCAAGCACGTCATCGCGATCTCCGTCGACGGCCTCAACCCGCGCGCGCTCAACCGGCTCGGCCGCGCCGGTGCGCCGAACCTGCACCGGTTGATCAAGGACGAGGGCGCCGGCACCCTCAACGCCCGCACCCAGCTCGAGATGACGGTCACCCTGCCCAACCACACCAGCATGGTCACCGGGCGCCGGATCAAGGCGAGCAAGGGCGGGCACGGCGTCACCTGGAACGACGACAAGGTGACCAAGACCGTCCAGCAGGCCGCCGGCCACGACGTGGCCTCGGTGTTCACCCAGGTGCACGAGGCGGGCGGCACGACCGCGGTCTACGCGACGAAGTCGAAGTTCTGGCTCTTCGAGCGGTCCTGGCCCAAGGCGGTCGACAAGAACGTCATCCAGGTCGAGAAGAACGGTGCCGTCGTCAAGGCGCTGCGCAGCGACCTGGCCACCGACCCGGCGTCCTTCTCCTTCGTCCACCTCGGCAAGCCGGACCAGGTCGGCCACCACTCCGGGTGGATGTCGGCGAAGTACCTCAAGGCCGTCGCCAAGATGGACGCGCTGGTCGGCTCGATCATGGACCAGGTCAGCTCCACGCCGGCGCTGCGCGACAACACCGTCATCGTGCTGACCTCCGACCACGGCGGCATCCCCGGCACCAAGAACCACGCGATCAAGACCAACCGCGAGGACTACCGCGTCGCGTTCGCCTTCTGGGGCGCCGGCGTGGCCCAGAAGGACCTGTACGCGCTCAACCCGGACCGGGCCAAGCCCGGTCGCTCCCGCCCCGGCTTCGGCGCGTCCCCGCAGCCGATCCGCAACGGCGAGGTCGCCAACGCCAGCCTCGACATCCTCGGCGTCGGACCGGTGCCCGACAGCCTGTGGAACGTCGAGCAGGACCTCGACTGGAAGTGACGCCCGCGGTCAGCGGCGGCGCAGCTCGGCGGGCGTGGGCCAGGGGTTGAACCGGCAGCCGGCCGTGCCCTTGGACTGCTGCATCATCACCGGCGCGAGGGCGCCGCGCCGCGGGCAGGACGCATGTCCGTAGCCCAGCCAGTGTCCGGTCTCGTGGTTGACGACCATGTGCTGGTAGTCGCGCAGCGCGAGCCCCGCCTCGCGCCACGCCGGTGACGCCCCACGCCAGCGGTCGAGGTTGATGATCACGTTGCGCCCGACCCGGCACGACCACTGGGCGCTGCAGGCGCCCGAGAACGCCGGCACCAGCCGCGCCTGCGCGAGCCACAGCGTGAACGCACCCCCGCGCCTGACCTGCTTGAAGCGCACGCCCCTGCCCCGCCAGCCCCGCGGGTCGTCGTACGTCTCCTGGACCAGGCCGCGCGCCTGG contains:
- a CDS encoding response regulator, with the translated sequence MSDQIRVIIVDDDPLVRSALGLMLGGQADIAVVGEAADGRAGIALARELAPDVVLMDIRMPVLDGLAATRILHADPRPPRVIVLTTFDADDYVVGALAAGADGFLLKDTAPPEIVAALRKVADGDPMLSPSVTRTLIERVRTESGDSRAADAQRRLDRLTERELEVAGAVGRGLSNAEIARELHLSVPTVKGHVSKLFEKLETTNRVQIALTIRDAGHPVE
- a CDS encoding alkaline phosphatase family protein — translated: MTSLRRPAAVLAATLAAALLAAPGPATADRADAGRATVNGKHVIAISVDGLNPRALNRLGRAGAPNLHRLIKDEGAGTLNARTQLEMTVTLPNHTSMVTGRRIKASKGGHGVTWNDDKVTKTVQQAAGHDVASVFTQVHEAGGTTAVYATKSKFWLFERSWPKAVDKNVIQVEKNGAVVKALRSDLATDPASFSFVHLGKPDQVGHHSGWMSAKYLKAVAKMDALVGSIMDQVSSTPALRDNTVIVLTSDHGGIPGTKNHAIKTNREDYRVAFAFWGAGVAQKDLYALNPDRAKPGRSRPGFGASPQPIRNGEVANASLDILGVGPVPDSLWNVEQDLDWK
- a CDS encoding MBL fold metallo-hydrolase; the protein is MVDDSATVAPATTALRVPPAPNTVKVTVVGCSGSYPGPDSPASCYLVQAVDALRTWSLVLDMGNGALGALQRYVDPLQVDAVFISHLHADHCVDMTSYYVLRKYHPTGTQPKIPVWGPKGTAKRLAKAYDLPRKPGMREEFSFRVYGDPIEIGPFRIEPYEVDHPVPAYGLRVSAFGKVLAYSGDTGPTATLSDIAADADLFLCEASFRSCDDNPPHLHLTGTEAGEVAAKAGAKRLVVTHVPPWHDAATMLAEAEAAYDGPTELAAQGTVYEL
- the murI gene encoding glutamate racemase is translated as MRQVNHPDGGVGFELDAPIGIFDSGFGGLTVARSVIDQLPHESITYVGDTARQPYGPKPIGEVREYALECLDHLVDQGVKALVIACNSASAAMLRDARERYDVPVVEVIYPAARRAVAATRNGRIGVICTRATAESMAYDDAFAAAPQISLTTRACPRFVDFVEAGVTGGEELIAVAHDYLDPLTELGIDTLILGCTHYPLLTGVISYVMGDDVTLVSSAEECAKDVYRMLADSGLMRPTGEPSYTFTTTGSPAEFETIGRRFLGPELVAAGQFAGGVR